A genomic segment from Chiroxiphia lanceolata isolate bChiLan1 chromosome 27, bChiLan1.pri, whole genome shotgun sequence encodes:
- the JUND gene encoding LOW QUALITY PROTEIN: transcription factor jun-D (The sequence of the model RefSeq protein was modified relative to this genomic sequence to represent the inferred CDS: inserted 5 bases in 4 codons; deleted 2 bases in 1 codon), producing the protein METPFYHDDVLSGLGSGFAPSSGSSGLLPFPGGSMMKKDALGMALPEQLAAALKAPGAASGEAAGLLGSAELGLLKLASPELERLIIQSNGLVTTXPTSGQFLYPKAAASEEQEFAEGFVKALEDLHKQNQLGGGAAGSAAAEEGAAAAAXSGGAGELPAAGMAPEPPVYANLSTYXAVSYAADPGPFAAPPPAAPPPPPPPPPLKDEPQIVPXVPSFGESPPLSPIDMDTQERIKAERKRLRNRIAASKCRKRKLERISRLEEKVKSLKSQNTELASTASLLREQVAQLKQKVLSHVNSGCQLLPQHQHQVPAY; encoded by the exons ATGGAAACACCCTTCTACCATGATGATGTGTTGAGCGGCCTCGGCAGCGGCTTCGCCCCGTCCTCCGGCAGCAGCGGgctcctc cccttccctggcgGCAGCATGATGAAGAAGGACGCGCTCGGCATGGCCTTACCGGAGCAGTTGGCGGCGGCGCTGAAAGCCCCCGGCGCGGCCAGCGGCGAGGCGGCGGGGCTGCTGGGCTCGGccgagctggggctgctcaaaCTGGCGTCGCCGGAGCTGGAGCGGCTCATCATCCAGTCCAACGGGCTGGTCACCA CCCCGACGAGCGGGCAGTTCCTCTACCCTAAAGCGGCCGCCTCCGAGGAGCAGGAGTTCGCCGAGGGCTTCGTGAAGGCGCTGGAGGACTTGCACAAGCAGAACCAGCtgggcggcggcgcggcggggagcgcggcggcggaggagggagcggcggcggcggc gagcggcggcgcggGCGAGCTGCCCGCCGCCGGGATGGCCCCGGAGCCGCCGGTCTACGCCAACCTCAGCACCT CCGCCGTCAGCTACGCCGCCGACCCGGGGCCCTTcgcggcgccgccgcccgcggctccgccgccgccgccgcccccgccgccgctgAAGGACGAGCCGCAGATCGTGC GAGTGCCGAGTTTCGGGGAGAGCCCGCCGCTGTCCCCCATCGACATGGACACGCAGGAGCGCATCAAGGCGGAGCGGAAGCGGCTGAGGAACCGCATCGCCGCCTCCAAGTGCCGCAAGAGGAAGCTGGAGCGGATCTCCCggctggaggagaaggtgaAGAGCCTCAAGAGCCAGAACACGGAGCTCGCCTCCACCGCCAGCCTGCTCCGCGAGCAGGTCGCCCAGCTCAAGCAGAAGGTGCTCAGCCACGTCAACAGCggctgccagctcctgccccagcaccagcATCAGGTGCCGGCGTACTGA
- the LOC116799136 gene encoding LOW QUALITY PROTEIN: inositol-3-phosphate synthase 1-A-like (The sequence of the model RefSeq protein was modified relative to this genomic sequence to represent the inferred CDS: inserted 3 bases in 3 codons), translated as MAEPFLVESPNVTYSKDFIEAKYTYSTVHVCKENGVTKVRPCSTRFTFRTARQVPRLGVMLVGWGGNNGTTVTAAVLANRLGLSWMTKTGCKKANYYGSLLQASTVCLGTGPTGDVYVPFRDLLPMVHPNDIIFDGWDISSLNLAEAMRRAEVLDWPLQEQLWPHMEKMKPRPSIYIPEFIAANQEERDNVLQGSMAQQVEQIRRDIRDFKEITGLDKVIVLWTANTERFCDVVPGLNDTAENLLRAIEKGLEVSPSTLFAVASILEGCAYINGSPQNTFVPGAVELAAQRRVFIGGDDFKSGQTKLKSVLVDFLVGAGLKTKSIVSYNHLGNNDGKNLSAPQQFRSKEISKSNVVDDTVQANPVLYGPQDKPDHCVVIKYVPYVGDSKRALDEYTSEIMMGGTNTIVIHNTCEDSLLASPIILDLAILTELCQRITFCTEADPEFQGFHSVLSILAFLCKAPLVPEGTPVVNALFRQRSCIENILRACLGRPPQNXMLLEHKMQRRPXSPKRACPGGPPAPWPPRRALPTQLNGPPVPPAGAPPPPXHVDGAD; from the exons ATGGCAGAGCCGTTCCTTGTGGAGAGCCCCAACGTCACCTACAGCAAGGACTTCATCGAGGCCAAGTACACGTACAGCACCGTGCACGTCTGCAAGGAGAACGGCGTCACCAag gtgcgGCCGTGCTCCACCCGCTTCACCTTCCGCACGGCGCGGCAGGTCCCGCGCCTGGGGGTGATGctggtgggctgggggggcaaCAACGGCACCACGGTGACGGCGGCAGTGCTGGCCAACAGGCTGGGGCTGTCCTGGATGACCAAGACCGGGTGCAAg AAAGCCAACTACTACGGCTCCCTGCTCCAAGCCTCCACCGTGTGCCTGGGCACCGGCCCCACCGGGGACGTCTACGTGCCCTTCCGGGACCTGCTGCCCATGGTGCACCCCAACGACATCATCTTCGACG GCTGGGACATCTCCTCGCTGAACCTGGCGGAGGCCATGCGGCGGGCGGAGGTGCTGGACTGGccgctgcaggagcagctctggcccCACATGGAGAAGATGAAGCCCCGGCCCTCCATCTACATCCCCGAGTTCATCGCCGCCAACCAGGAGGAGCGGGACAACGTCCTCCAGGGCTCCATGGCCCAGCAG GTGGAGCAGATCCGCAGGGACATCCGGGACTTCAAGGAGATCACCGGGCTGGACAAAGTCATCGTGCTGTGGACGGCCAACACCGAGCGGTTCTGTGACGTCGTGCCGGGGCTCAACGACACGGCCGAGAACCTGCTGAGGGCCATCGAG AAAGGCCTGGAGGTGTCCCCGTCCACGCTCTTCGCCGTGGCCAGCATCCTGGAGGGCTGTGCCTACATCAACGGCTCCCCCCAGAACACCTTCGTGCCGGGGGCCGTGGAATTGGCCGCCCAGCGCCGCGTCTTCATCGGCGGCGACGACTTCAAGTCGGGTCAGACCAAGCTCAAGTCGGTGCTGGTGGATTTCCTGGTGGGCGCCGGGCTCAAG aCCAAATCCATCGTGAGCTACAACCACCTGGGCAACAACGACGGGAAGAACCTCTCGGCGCCGCAGCAGTTTCGCTCCAAGGAGATCTCCAAGAGCAACGTGGTGGACGACACGGTGCAGGCCAACCCCGTCCTCTACGGGCCCCAGGACAAGCCCGACCACTGC GTGGTGATCAAGTACGTGCCCTACGTGGGGGACAGCAAGCGGGCGCTGGACGAGTACACGTCGGAGATCATGATGGGCGGCACCAACACCATCGTCATCCACAACACCTGCGAG GACTCGCTGCTGGCCAGCCCCATCATCCTGGACCTGGCCATCCTGACGGAGCTGTGCCAGCGCATCACCTTCTGCACCGAGGCCGATCCCGAATTCCAGGGCTTCCACAGCGTCCTCTCCATCCTCGCCTTCCTCTGCAAGGCCCCGCTGGTGCCCGAGGGCACCCCCGTGGTCAACGCGCTCTTCCGCCAGCGCAGCTGCATCGAGAACATCCTGAG ggcCTGCCTGGGGCGGCCCCCCCAGA CCATGCTGCTGGAGCACAAGATGCAGCGccggc ccagccccaaacGTGCCTGTCCCGGGGGGCCTCCTGCCCCTTGGCCCCCAAGAAGAGCCCTGCCCACCCAGCTCAACGGGCCCCCTGTGCCCCCGGCCGgggcccccccacccc tgcaCGTCGACGGGGCCGACTAA
- the LOC116799147 gene encoding LOW QUALITY PROTEIN: single-stranded DNA-binding protein 2-like (The sequence of the model RefSeq protein was modified relative to this genomic sequence to represent the inferred CDS: inserted 4 bases in 4 codons; substituted 1 base at 1 genomic stop codon), translated as MYAKGKGSGVPSDGQAREKLALYVYEYLLHVGAQKSAQTFLSEIRWEKNITLGEPPGFLHSWWCVFWDLYCAXPDRRETCEHSSEXKAFHDYSAAAAPSPVMGNLPPGDGMSGGPVPPAFLQPFMSPRYPGGPRPXLRMPNQPPVGVPGSQPLLPNAMDPSPSLQICAGHPGMGGPMQRNEPPRGMAGMGPQVWGQWMRPPPSSLAGPGMPAMNMGPGGRGPWPTPTPTLXIAYSSSSPGNYVAPPGGGGPPRYPHPAQPGDSTNSSENMYTMRTHRPEGNRPTFPMGPGPEGPMGGMSAMEPHHMNGSLGSGDMDGLPKSSPSNLGALSNXPGTPRDDAELSSNFLNPFQSDSYSPSMTMSV; from the exons ATGTACGCCAAGGGCAAGGGCTCCGGCGTGCCCTCGGACGGCCAGGCCCGCGAGAA gctGGCGCTCTACGTCTACGAGTACCTGCTGCACGTGGGGGCCCAGAAATCCGCCCAGACCTTCCTGTCGGAG ATCCGATGGGAGAAGAACATCACACTGGGGGAGCCCCCCGGCTTCCTGCACTCCTGGTGGTG tGTCTTCTGGGACCTGTACTGTG GCCCGGATCGCCGGGAGACCTGTGAGCATTCCAGCG GCAAAGCCTTCCATGACTAC AGCGCGGCGGCCGCGCCCAGCCCGGTGATGGGGAACCTGCCCCCCGGGGATGGCATGTCAGGGGGGCCTGTGCCCCCTGCCT TCTTGCAGCCCTTCATGTCCCCCCGCTACCCCGgcggcccccggc cgctccggaTGCCCAACCAG CCCCCCGTGGGTGTTCCCGGCTCCCAGCCGCTGCTGCCCAATGCCATGGATC cctccccctccctccaaaTTTGTGCAGGACATCCTGGAATGGGGGGCCCGATGCAGCGCAATGAACCCCCCCGAGGCATGGCCGGAATGGGACCCCAGGTATGGG GGCAGTGGATGCGCCCCCCACCCAGCTCACTGGCCGGTCCTGGCATGCCTGCCATGAACAT GGGTCCCGGTGGCCGCGGGCCCTGGCCCACCCCAACGCCAACTCTGTAA ATTGCCTACTCCTCCTCATCCCCTGGGAACTATGT ggCCCCCCCCGGGGGTGGTGGCCCCCCCCGGTACCCCCATCCTGCCCAGCCCGGAG ACTCCACCAACTCCAGTGAGAACATGTACACCATGAGAACCCATCGGCCCGAGGGGAACCGGCCAACC ttcccGATGGGCCCTGGCCCCGAGGGGCCCATGGGCGGGATGAGCGCGATGGAGCCGCATCACATGAACGGATCCCTAG GCTCTGGGGACATGGATGGGCTGCCAAAG aGCTCCCCCAGTAACCTgggggccctgagca cccCCGGGACCCCTCGGGACGACGCCGAGCTGAGCAGCAACTTCCTAAACCCCTTCCAAAGCGACAGC TACTCGCCCAGCATGACAATGAGCGTGTGA